The following nucleotide sequence is from Trifolium pratense cultivar HEN17-A07 linkage group LG2, ARS_RC_1.1, whole genome shotgun sequence.
taattttttattttttaatttttataccaaaattcataatttttttttctctacaaatagagacttggttcgtttgatttggacaccgaaaaaaaaacgcgatttttcactactttaaactcgattatttcgtcgtaaattaattttttattttttattttttataccaaaattcataatttttttttctctacaaatagagacttggttcgtttgatttggacacagaaaaaaaaaacccaatttttcactaccttaatctcatcaaataactaataatcaacttactgaaaccatcctaccaggaaaatggtttcagattacaactctctgaaaccattgtaccagataaatggtttcagaagcaaacacaattaataaattactcactgaaaccattctaccagtaaaatggtttcagagtacaactatgtgcaaccattctacaagctaaatggtttcagaagcaaataactaataatcaacttactgaaaccattctaccagcaaaatggttacagattacaactctctgaaaccattgtaccagataaatggtttcagaagcaaacacaattaataaattactcactgaaaccattctaccagtaaaatggtttcagaatacaactatgtgcaaccattctacaagctaaatggtttcagaagcaaataactaataatcaacttactgaaaccattctaccagcaaaatggtttcagattacaactctctgaaaccattgtaccagataaatggtttcagaagcaaacacaattaataaattactcactgaaaccattctaccagtaaaatggtttcagaatacaactatgtgcaaccattctacaagctaaatggtttcagaagcaaataactaataatcaacttactgaaaccattctaccagcaaaatggtttcagattacaactctctgaaaccattgtaccagataaatggtttcagaagcaaacacaattaataaattactcactgaaaccattctaccagtaaaatggtttcagaatacaactatgtgcaaccattctacaagctaaatggtttcagaagcaaataactaataatcaacttactgaaaccattctaccagcaaaatggtttcagattacaactctctgaaaccattgtaccagataaatggtttcagaagcaaacattagtttttaattatcgttttatctcatttaaggtagtgaaaaattgcgtttttttttttcggtgtccaaatcgaacgaaccaaatctctatttgtagagaaaaaaaaattatgaattttggtataaaaaataaaaaataaaaaattaatttacgacgaaataatcgagtttaaagtagtgaaaaattgcgtttttttttcggtgtccaaatcaaacaaaccaagtctctatttgtagagaaaaaaaaattatgaattttggtataaaaattaaaaaataaaaaattaatttacgatgaaataatcgagtttaaagcataaaatggaaaaaatcacgcagacccattcatatgctgacacgtggctgcctttttcaaaagtaaaattttctctctccagcttataatctagtgtggcgcagacaagatggtaggatgatctgggctgtctgatcaatcagacagccttaatgagatcacatcttggctgtctgatggaaatcaacggtctgtaaccatggtccttccgtacgcgcgcgacactggatccacgtctattaatttttaagaaggtgggggcgcgtgtcattatttttttttttatgtaaaattacagaaatgcccctgttgctctattctttcaaaaattaaaagaatgggtattttggtccaactcaaaaggtgcaccttgctaacttagacctaactagggtctaagttagaaaaccccatatatatatatatatatatatatatatatatattatactttGAAGGGTAGCTAGGAAGTAAACCCAATCGAATTCATTTGTTCGGACAATTAATTCgaactaaaatatttttatttttaaattctttaaacTATGTCTTGAAGACATTTCTTAGCAGGACACTAtcgatattaaaaaaataatagaatttcCGGGAAGCTTAGAAACGTGGGCGCACCGAAACATGAAAAAATACACACGTGAAAAACAGTTTCTTACTTTGTTATTAAAACATTTAAAGATTATTTTAATGAGTTCCAAAGAGATATTTTGAGATGAAAAGGAAATATCAGAATCATTAGATAGATAACCTTTACCTTTAGCCAAAGAGATCAaagcaaataaaataaacaaataacacGTGCTTGGATGTACTACACTACAGTCACCATACCCAAAACAAAACACAAGTTATTATTCAATTCAGTACAATGAAATGAATGAACCACATCAAAGGATGTGGACTTTCCAACACCTCTATAAGTGTCTGTCATGTCCCAAAAAAAACAACTGTTTTAATTACTTCAAAAACAATACACACATAAAACACGTGTGTTCTTTTAACTCCTCACATTCAAAACTATATAGAAGATATCCCTCTTCACTCCTTCAACTTATTTCAAACCAAACACAACCTTACACTTAATATGAATTTTCAACAACTTCCTCATCTCTTTCTACAAGAGATTCCTAACTTAGGAGGAGGAACTTTCAGTGTAATGAAGGGTATTAAGAAGGAAGAAGCTAGATGCGCAcaaatgacaattttttatgATGGGAAAGTGATTGTTCTTGATGATGTTCCAGCTGAAAAAGCTAAGGATATTATGGTCTTTTCCACTAACAACTATGCTGTTTATCCCTCATTTCTTGGTGGAAACTCTGGCAATAAGACTATTCATGTACCATCTACAGTACCACCTGTTATTTATGGTAAattctttttttggatatacaaTGTTTTAGAGGATATGCTTGATTTGTATAATATGgatttattttgtgtgtttttcATTCATgacttttgtttttatatattcagATTTACCGATGACTAGGAAAGCTTCACTTCATCGATTCTTGGAGAAAAGGAAGAATAGGTAAACCAAATCTCTCTCAATCAAACGAGGAACTTAAATTCAAAGTATTGATTGTTTGATCTTTGTCAATAGAATTCActtattgaaaagaaaaaaaaaactcaaagcTCAAGACAATTAAGATCTAGATGGGGCTTTTTAGTAAAGATCCATGAATATACACAACATGTCGATACTGGtaataatttgaagaaaaaaatttaatgattaAATGTAATTACATGGACATGCTGACACATGTCATACAGTAGACACGAATTCAATGTAAAGTGTCACTGTTACATAGATTAAGATAAGTCGGTTTTGCAGTATTGAGTTTGATACAAAACTTATTTGTGACATGAGAGCTTATCCTATATTGATCGGTGTTTGTGAAGTTAAGTAAGTCTCAAACCTAAGTAGAGTGATAGATTATAACAATGTCTTAAGCTATATATGGCTGGAGTTTTCTATTATGATGTTTGAGATTCATACTAACTgatattttgtttatgtttctacAGAATTGCTGCAAGGGCACCATATCAAGCAACTTATCAAGCAGCAACCCTTAATAAGACAATTGATGAATCCATGGCATGGCTCTCCTTGACACCACAATCACCACAACACAAATCTGAGTGTAGCTCCACTGCAATGTTATTTTaactgtttttgttttgttggacAGACTCCGACATTTTTACAGGCTTCTTGCTACCCTGATGTTATTTCTCTATGAACTAGATCAATTAGATGTGTGTTTCCCTATTTTTGTAAGACTGGGTCATATGCTCACAAAAATATGTACACATATTTGTGAATGTTGTGGCTCATGCTTATTAGTACCAAATATGTATACATATTTGTGAATGTTGTAGCTCATGCTTATTAGTACCATAATTAAGAGTGTAGTTCTGATTGATCCCAAAAACAGTGTATTTATAGGTACTTACATTCACCGTATTTGTGTGTCTATTTAACATTATTGTTATTGTAAATGTCCTCAATATCATTCTTCTCATATTAATTCCTTCATCGACATAAGCTTTATAAATATTTCCTCTTACATAACTAGGAGTGTTCATGATTCGACTTAGGATGGAAGATCAAACCGAATTGAATCATTATAACAGTTCGTTAAAACTGAATTGAACTGGTATAAAGATTAGGGACATTGATTTTTGTGTTTTCGAACCGGAACTACCTTTACCAAAAACTGAACTGGGCATTTGTTAATCAAACTGAGTATTAGGattactaaaaaaacaaattgaaacgTTAAACCAAACAAACTGCAACAAATAGTTCATGGACTGAATTGAACCCTTCCATTCAATTTGTGAACTGTCCATCACAATTCTTTTTGGTGTAGTTTAGTTTAACGgtttggtgtttttttattgtttttaaagaCAACTATCACAAATCCGTTGTAGTCTAGTTGGTCAGGATATTCGGCTCTCACCCGAAAGACCCGGGTTCAAGTCCCGGCAACggaatgtttttttattaaatgaaataaatactGTATATGTATATCCATTCTTAAATGGAAGCTCTTTCCTGAAATTACAGCAAATGTTAAATAAATGTTTATACCAAAAAAGTAACAAAGAAAACATGAAGAAATTACACAACAAACGTTTTATCAACAGATTGAAAATGCGTATAAGCTTTGGAACCAAAAAGAATTGAAACCTACATGAACCAACCAACACATTGTTACAAATTTTCAATCTTGGCTGTTTTTATTGATTCTTCTGAACAAGAAAGGAACAGGTTTTTCCAAAACGGTGACGTTAACATTGTTCCAAACATCAGGTAATGTGGGGAGTGCAGCAATTTTCTCGGCAACATTCATGTCTTCCGGAAGAACAGAACCGAAGACAGTGTATTCTTGTTTCCACTCTGAATGATCAGCTAGGCTAATAAAGAATTCTGGACCAGAACCAATCAAAGCAACTGAGCCTCTTCTTAAGATTGGACAGTCTTCCAAAGGAAGTTTATTGAATGGTGTGCCTTGTGCTTCTAATGTCCCTTGAATTAATGCAAATGGGGGACCAAAACCAGCCTGCAAAATAAGGACTCATTTACTATAATCCAACACTACAGAGATATGAAGCACTTATAGAAGACACAGACACCGAACACGACCCTGGCGCGTAGATACCGATAATAGTTGGAGAAAATtaaagtgattgaatgtaaatACATGTGACGTGTCAGACACCAACACATGTTGGCCACTAGACATGCCTTCAATGTGAAATGTCTATGATACACAGCTACCACGCACTGTACAAACATTATGACATCTTTCATTTAGACTGATAATGTGGAAATAAATTGTGTTCCTTTGGAAATAGTGGAATACTATTATGCAAATGGCCTCAACAGAAGCACACTAATTTTTTCGTAATCTCATTTCGATTTGGACAAAAAAAGCAGTAGTCTTAGAAACAAtgaatgtatcaaaatttgtaccaataaca
It contains:
- the LOC123908667 gene encoding protein TIFY 10a-like, whose product is MNFQQLPHLFLQEIPNLGGGTFSVMKGIKKEEARCAQMTIFYDGKVIVLDDVPAEKAKDIMVFSTNNYAVYPSFLGGNSGNKTIHVPSTVPPVIYDLPMTRKASLHRFLEKRKNRIAARAPYQATYQAATLNKTIDESMAWLSLTPQSPQHKSECSSTAMLF